From the genome of Tenrec ecaudatus isolate mTenEca1 chromosome 1, mTenEca1.hap1, whole genome shotgun sequence:
GCAGCCGGGAGGCGGGGGTACCCGCGAAGCGGCTAGGGAGGAGCTGGGCACGGCTGTCGCCCGGGGCTCGGCCCGGCTCGCCGGCCGCCCTGCACCGCGGCGGAAGGATAAGAAGCGGGATTGCACGGAGTGGGCGGAGTCGGCCTGGTGGGTGGAGTCTCCGCGGAGGGCCGGGCGCGCagcgggggcggggcctggtgCCCGGTCGGGTCGGGGGTGAGGCGGGGCCTGGTGGCAGCGCGGCGCGGGGTGCGCGGAGCAGACTCGGCCGCCGGGGCTCTGGAGCGCGGGCCCGCACCTGCTGCCCCAGCCGGGCCCCGGGCGGCCGCTGTCATGCGGCTGGCGCTGCTCTGGGCGCTGGGGCTCCTGGGCGCTGGCAGCCCTCTGCCCTCCCGGCTGCTCCCAAACATAGGTGAGTCCTAGCCTGGAGTGGGCAAGGCACAGCCTGGAGGAGGGGCGGGGGGCACTGGGAACCGGGTCGCGTGGAGACTCTGATGGGAGAGCCCGACTAGAAGGCGGCCTGCCCTGGTCCGCTGGGTCTGAAGGACCCGAGACTTAGCGatggaggggagaagggaggatgACGGTGTACCCCCAACGGTCAGTACTTGATGCCCTGGCATCAGAGGGCCTGGCCCAGTGCCCCTAGCAATCAGTCCTGGGAGATGGTAACTGGTCCCCAGAACTGACGTCTGTGCCCCTCTGGGGCCTCGCTGACCGCTCCACCCGGTGCCAGGGTGCCGAGAGGGTACGTACGGATCGTTTTGTTTGGCGAAGAGGGTTCTTTCCGGACCTTCCttcatcccaggcctgggcggccagACACCCATCTCCCTCAGCCTGATGCCACCAGAAGCCTGGCAAAGCGGGAGCCCGGGAGGCGCGGGGAGAATTGGCCAGGAAAGAGGCTGTGACAGCAGCGCCTCCTGGAACTTTCACTTCCCACTTGTGTCTTGGGCGGGGGGCCGAGGGCGAGGGCAGGCGGGGTGGAGTGTCCGGAGGAGAGAGGGCCATTGTGGGGCGGGAAGCGGAGGCTGCGGGGAGCGGGTGTGTCAGACTGGGCATGAGGGGTGTTTAGGGAGGTGGGAGTGTTTGCACTGCTCACCCAGAGAAGGGCGTTCCCGGCATCTCCAacgtgaagggaggggaggggtggatgGGCACCCAACCAGCCCAGTTCAGAGAGAAGGCGTTCCTTTAGGGAGGGGGGGGGATCAGGCCGGAGTGGGAACAGggggagggtccctgtgagaacCAGGGATTGGCCCgagggggacggggaggggtGGTCGGCTGAGTGCCTTTCTCTGAGAACTGTGGATGAATTGGTAGGTTGAAAGGAGTACTTTAGAGggaagccccctccccctccgGGGTCTCAAAGTTGCAGCGACCCTGCAGATTGATGGAATGTGTTGGGGGCTGGGTGGGCCGCAGGGGACTGGCCACCCCCAGCTCTGCTCCTGATGCGCTTTTCTTGGGTGTGTTCTGGGGACCTTGCAGGTGGAACTGAGAAGCAGGCGAAGCCAGAGAGATCCCTGAGCGGCGGGCCCTTAGAGCCCCAGCCCCTACAGGACCACCTTCCGCTCAGCCTGGTGGAAGTGCTTCAGGTAAGTCCTTCCTCCCTAACCAGGTGCCTGATGGTCAACTTTGGCTGAGGAATGGGGTGAGCAGACCCCAAGGCAGCGGGGGTCcattccagccccagcccccccccTACTGCATCCCGCACCTGACTTCACTTAGTCCACACATAATTGGCTGGCCCCACCCAACCCAcccatctccacagggaaaactcTGAAGCCAAACTTGCTTTCTTGGTCTCTTGTTGGGTCTCTCTATGGGACATTTCTTGGAGAGGGTAAGGGCCTGGTGCACGGGCCCTCTCACCTTCCCCCAGTCTAAAGCTGAGTCAGAGGAAGGGCTGGGGCCTGCCCTGCCTTCTCCAAGAGGCTTCCTCTCTGGACAGGAAGCCGAGAGCTGTTCAGACACCTTCCTTGACCTCCCCACACAACCCCCCAAGAACAATGCCCCAgcccaggcagggtttcctgGTCCTTCCCTCAGCACCCCCCAGCCGGTGAGCTAATCCCTCGCACTCACCGCTCTTAGCTCTTCAGAGAGATAAGGTTTTCTGTCAGAGGGTAGGAGCCAGCTGTGGGCAGAACCCAGAAGTGacatgccccccctcccccgtacCCACAGACCAGTCTGCCTGAGGCCCTGCGGGTCAAGTTGGAGCTGGAGGGGGAGAACCACATCCTGGAGCTGCTGAAGAACAGGTAAGAGTGGCAGCTGGTCAGAGTCAGACCCCAAGCGGTTGAAATCATCTATCTCATCCTGACAAAGGCACGGGCACGGCGGCACACGGACTCTGGGCTGCTATCGCTCTTCTGGCATCATTCTCTCGTGGCGCTCTCTGTACCAAGAAGCCAAAGCACAGAGCAGTGGCCCAGTGTGCCCGGGGTCACACAGCGTGGTGAAAACCAGACGGGAGTCCAGATGGCCTGGCATAGTCTGCAGCCCAGTCCCTACATTCCGCTGCCCCTCGGGGAAACaggaaggctgggggtggggtggggtggggtatatTTGCTACCTGCAGGCTTCCAAGCCTATGTCCCTCCACTGCCCTGAGTCCTGAGAGGTGGCCCTGACACTGTCCCGCTTTTTCTTCATTCTGCAGGGATCTGGTCCCAGGCCGCCCAACCCTGGTGTGGTATCAGCCCAATGGCACCAGggtggtcagtgagggacatatgCTGGTGAGTCAGATCCCCGGTGCCCTGGTCCTGGGGGTGCCCTCCCGGGAGGGTGTGGGAAAACACAACACGGTTAACTAGTCGGCTAGACTCCTGGATCCAAGCCATGGTTCGGCCCTTCCAGTTGGTCTTCATGTTGTTTCTTTGCTGTAGGAAAGCTGCTGCTACCAGGGACATGTGCGCGGCCACACAGATTCCTGGGCTTCCCTCTGCACCTGCTCGGGGCTCAGGTATGATGGGTGGGCCCATTGAAGCAGAGTGCATACCGGAGGCACCTGGTGTGGGACTTAATGACTCTCTAACTTCCTTCGTCTGCCAATCTTTCCCTAGGGGCTTGGTGGTCCTGTCCCCAGAGAGAAGCTATGCCCTGGAGTTGGGGCCTGGGGACCCTCAGGGTCCTCCCGAGATCTTCAGGATCCAAGATCTCCTCCTGCCAGGCCACACCTGTGCAGGGCGCCAGACTGCACCCATGCCCCTCTATGCCCCACCTGAGCAGACCTGGAGGCAGCGCCACACTCGCCGGGAGAGGGTGAGCGGCAAGCAGGCTGGCTTCCGGGAGGGAGGGCTGACCCAGGCCCAGGGAGCTATGTCAGCGGTCTCAGCAGCTCCTAAGGTTTCCACATCCAGGCACTTGGCGAAGATGATTTCATTCGCTCTCCCCAGAAACTCCACGAGCCAGGAAGCATCACAAACGATTTTTAAATGAGGAAACCAACTAAGGGAGGTGAAGTGACTTGGCCCAGGCCACACAGCTAATAGGCCACACAGCATCCAGAACTCAGATATAGGTTTTTGACTCAAAGTCCTCCTCTGTTTGACGATGCCATTGGCAAAGAGCTCTGACATGAGTAGAGAAATAGAGTTACTGATCAAAAGCTATAAATAcccagtttcctcatttgtaggATGGAAATTTAGGGGGGCGAGGGGGATAGAAACCTGATCGACTTCACGGGCTTCTGTGAAgactaactcagtggcagtgagtgtgagttcattttttttttttggtggggggagttAGTATGAGCCCTAGTGGTGAAGTGCTTACATGTTggatgctaacttcaaggtcggcagtttgaaaccaccagctgctccacaggacaaagacgaggctttctactcccataaagagtctcagaaactcacaggggcagttctaccctgtcctatggggtcaccgtgagtcggcatcgactcaatggcagtgagtttcagtgttttttattgttttagtttGGTCTAGCTAAGAGCCTTAGAATTGTGCCTGGGATATAGAAAAAAATACtctaaaatctcactgccatcaagtcgatgccaactcatagtgacccacgagggcagggtagaactggtcctgaatttccgagactggaactcttttggggagtagaaagccccatctttcccccaaggagcagctggtggtttcaaactacccaccacgcagttagcagcccaacccgtaaccacAGCGCCACCAAGTGCTGGCTAAACTAGTTGCTGTCAAGACAACTCCCACTCAGTagaccttccccaccccccatgagtcAGAGTAGACCCCCACTCCAGAGGGCATGCAATGGCTGGCTCTAAGGAGAtccccagctctttcttctaagtGCCCTCACGTTATCAGCTGACAGTCTTGACCACGTGCACTGTAAAGGCCTCAGTATTGTGGCTACATCACTATATTTAATTTGGTAGAGTACTATGtttggagttaaaaaaaaaatagggcTTTACTCCCAGCTTTAGATCCAATTTCTTGGCCCGGCTTTGGACAAGCCCCTGGCCTCTCTGGCTTCAGTggtccatctgtaaaatgggatctTCACTCCTCTGTCTGACCACCCAGGGTAAGAGTGGACAGAGTTTGGCCAATCCTATGCAGCCGTGAAAGCGCCCTGGTGTCACAGAGGGTAATACATTGGCCTCTAACCTcaagatcggtggttcaaatccacaagctgctctgcaggagaaagatgagcttttctgctctcataaagatctcTGGCGTCAGCACTGCACGGGGgctgttctacactgtcctatagggtcgctgtgagtcatgtcggccttgacttggtggcagtgagtttgggggtgtgCAGCTGTTGGCAGTGAGCATGGACCCTGCCTGATGGTCCTTCTCTTTGTCCACAGTGGAGGCGGGATGTGGTGACAGAGGCCAAAATTGTCGAGTTGGTGATTGTAGCCGACTATTCAGAGGTGAGTCTAGTGGCCTCCCACAtgcatccccaccccctaccGGCCCTGTGGCCTTTCATGGTCACCTCTCTTGGCCCACAGGTCCAGCGGTACCCGGACTTCCAGCGCCTGCTGAACCGCACACTGGAAGTGGCCCTCCTCCTGGACGCAGTGAGTGTGGGCTGGGCAGCTTCTCTGTGGCCTCCGACCAGCTGTCAGAACCCATCCTGAGCCCTGACTCTCTTTCAGTTCTTCCGGCTCCTGAATGTACGAGTAGCACTAGTAGGCCTGGAGGCCTGGACCCAGAAGGACCTGGTGGAGATAAGCCCGAACCCAAGTGTCACATTAAACAACTTCCTCCAATGGCGCCGGGCAGAGTTGCTGCCCCGATTACCTCATGACAGTGCCCAGCTGGTGACGTAAGCTACCCCATCCCGCCCCccacagccttaggctcaggcaccaggGCCAACACTTCTTTCCCTGTTTGGGCCCAATCGCTACACGCCTTCAGCCCTGCACCCTGGCCTTTGACCCTCACCTGTGACCTCTTGGTCTTACAGGGCAACTTCATTCTCTGGGCCCATGGTGGGCATGGCCATTCAGAGCTCCATCTGCTCTCCGGACTTCTCGGGAGGCGTGAACATGGTAAGCTATTTCCAGGGTTTCTTCCACCCCAGCTGGGGTGCCATGGATCTCCCAGGTCCCATGACAAAGctacccagccccccccccccactactgtGAGTGCCCAGTCATGGAACCTCTCACAGGTCCATGCCCTTAGCCTTCACCCCTGTGGGCTGCCCTCTGCTTGGGGGGTGGCAGAGGCCCCAGGCAGGGCCAGCACTCAAGACGCAGAGAGCCAGCGCAGGTTTcctgccccccaggcctgggctctcccCCTGCTTCAGGAGCAAGTCAGGGGATAGGCTGAGAGCCTCAGAAGTCAGGTGAGGGGAGAGCAGGCAGTCAAGATGAGCCAGACACGATGGTGGCAGCAGGCTGGACCTGGACCTGGGTGTCCCCTTCCCAATGACAGGACCACTCCATAAGCATTCTGGGGGTTGCCTCCTCGATAGCCCATGAGCTGGGCCACAGTCTGGGCCTGGACCACCACCCGCCTGGAAGCAGCTGCCCTTGTCCAGGTCCAGTCCCGGCCAAGAGCTGCATCATGGAGGCCTCCACCGAGTGAGTGACAGGGgcgtgggagggtggaaggagagacGGGCAGGGAGAGGGCCCCATCCCAACTCCCCTGCCGCCCTCCCCAGCTTCCTGCCAGGCCTGAACTTCAGTAACTGCAGCCGCCTGGCCCTGGAGAAGGCGCTCGTGGGGGGCCTGGGAAGCTGCCTCTTTGACCGGCCGTCCAGCCTGGTCCCTGCAGAGCCTTTCTGCGGAAATCTCTTCCTGGAGCCAGGAGAGCAGTGTGATTGTGGCTTTCCAGATGTAAGCTCCTCAGTCAAGCCCCTGGCCCCTCACTCCTATGCCCATATCTGGTTGcacccctctctgctcccctggcCCCCGCTCACTCCACTCATGGCAGTCAGTCCTCTCTGGGAGGCCAACCCACTCCACTGCCTCCTCATGGTCCTTGTCCACAGGACTGCATGGACCCCTGCTGCGACCCCTTCATCTGCCAGCTGAGGCCACAGGCACAGTGTGCGTCTGATGGACCCTGCTGTCAGAACTGCCAGGTAAGCCACCCAGGGCCCCCCTGCTGGGCCGAGGGTGCGAAGGGTCATTCTAGTGGGTTTTGCCCAGCACCCTCAGTGACGCTTGCCCAACTTCCCCCAGCTGCGTCCGGCTGGATGGCAGTGCCGCCCCGCCAGAGGTGACTGTGACTTGCCAGAGTTctgcccaggagacagctcccagTGTCCCCCTGACGTCAGCCTGGGGGACGGTGAGCCCTGCGATGATGGACAGGCCGTGTGCATGCAGGGACGCTGTGCCTCTTATGCCCAGCAGTGCCAGGCACTCTGGGGTACAGGGGCCCAGCCAGCTGCACCCCTTTGCCTCCTTACCGCCAACACTCGGGGGGATGCCTTTGGGAGCTGTGGCCGCAACCCCAAGGGCAGCTACATGTCCTGCAGCCCTAGGTGAGTGAGGATAGCCGACCCCTCCCGAGTTTGTGGGCGCAGGGCCCCGCCCCCACTGGCCACctacccacccccatccctcttcCCAGAGATGCAATCTGTGGGCAGCTCCAATGCCAGGGAGGTGGGACCCAGCCTTTGCTGGGCTCCACCCGGGACCTGAACTGGGAGATGCTGAATGCCAACGGGACCCAGCTGAATTGCAGCCGGGTACACCTGGACCTAGGCAACGATGTGGCCCAGCCCCTCCTGACTCTGCCTGGCACAGCCTGTGGCCCTGGCCTGGTGAGcaccctgggtggggtggggatcagCACTGCCAGGCCGCCAGGCCTCACTGACCACCAGTTAAAGGGACCAGATCTGAGGAGACCTGCTTCCTCCACTCCCTCTACCCTCAGAGCACTTGTCTACCCATCTGTCAGGGGGATGGGACAGGGGGGTGGCCTCCACCTCAGAGGCTTCCAGTCCCAGTAAGGTTCCCTTGGTTCTTCTCTCCCCGCTGGACAGGTATGCATTGACCATCAATGCCAGTCCGTGGATCTCCTGGGGGCACAGCAATGTCGAAGCAAATGCCATGGGCATGGGGTGAGCTGACATGGTGTGGAAGGGGGCAGGCACCCTCTCCGGAGCAAAGGAAGATGGTCTTTGGAGAGTGGCATTCCCAGGCTCCAAGCCCTTGCTTTACTACTTCCCGGCTGGTTGACCTAGGGACAGGCGATTGATTATCCTCTCTGAGCTCCGTTTCCTCCCCTGCCACAGGGGCACAACACAGCACCACTCCCCGAATGGACAGGGTGCTCTGTGAATGTTGGCcggtctctgcttctctgctgcggCTCAGGGTTCCTTCCACCAGACTCTGTGCGGGGCTTCCCCACACACTCTCCCTACGCAAGGCAGACGGGAAGCCGAGACCCAAGGAGCAGCACCCTTGACCGCTCTCCTCCTCCCTGCTAGGTGTGCAACAGCCATCAGCACTGTCACTGTGAGAAGGGATGGGCACCCCCTGACTGCGCCACCCAGATCAGAGGTAGCAGGGGAAGGCAGGCACTGCCGGGAGGGTTTGGTTCACCTTTCCTCTTTCACCTTCCCCCTTGGTCCTCCTCTCTGACTCTCTGTCTTTGGCTCCATGTGACTCCCTGACTCCATGTGACCCGACTccttgcccctctccctccctgccccttgctcctgggtgggggtgggacagctTTCCTAAGCCTTCCCACCTGCAAGCCTGCCTTCACCCCCACAGAAACCAGCTCCCTGAACATAGGCCTGCTCCTGAGCCTCCTGTTGCTACTGGTTCTGGTGTTGCTTGGTGCCAGCTACTGGCACCGTGCCCGCCTACGCCAACAGCTCTGCCAGCTGAAGGGGCCCAGCTGCCACTACAGGTACCAGCATCGATCACCTCCCTGTTACCAACCCCCTCCACCAGGGACCCAGCACTAGAGCCATGCTGTGACCTCTCCACAGCCCCAGATACTTGGTGTCTGTGGACCATAAACTTGCCGATCGATGGCCAACCCCCCCACACCTTCCTCTCCTCTGTGTACCTCTTCACCTTACCTGCTAAAgcctcccctcctgccccccacgTTTGCCACAGTACTCTGCTCTCCTCACTGGTGACCTACCTAAACCTCACATGCGCCTCTCCAAGGGGTTGCAGACAGCTGACATAAGGGTGGGACACAGGCTCTGGGTCTGGGCCTTACCCTTCCTGCCTTTCTTCACGCTCAGGGCAGCCCAGGCTGCTCCCCTGGAGCGCCCAGGACCCCCACAGAGGACCCTGCTCATGCCGAGCACCCAGGTGAGTCCTGGGTGCCAGAAGAGAAGGGGCCCAGCATCCAACTCAGGCCCTTGGGTGGGGGAGGCACCGAAGCTTCCAGCGTCCTCAGAGGAGCTAGGGCAGCCAGTCTGCCTCTCCCCTGGCCATCGTGGGGGAAGGGCGGTCACCCAGAGGAGACTCAGCTGAGCTCTTGGAGGTGGGTCTGTGTGTGTCCCAGCAGTGGCCCCTGGTGGGCACTAGGGGGTAGTGCTCAGAATGGCCTTCAGTGTGCCAGGACCTGCCCCTCAAGGCCCAGGTTGCCATGTATAGAAGGGCTGGTGAGTTCCCCCGTCCCAAGCCCTCTGGGTGCACTTCCCATGCCAAGAGCCTTACCCCAAATGTGCCCGCATGCCCACTGCACCGCTTGTCACGGCCGCTCTCTAACTGCACGCACAGCCCGGCGTCCTGGGGTGCCAGCTGCCCCACCCTGAGCACTAACCCCTCTCTGCCCACTGTGTCTCTctgatcctccccccaccccattctcaCCCACTCTGTGCCCCTCCACTCTCCTGCTCTCTCAGCAGACTAGTGCTCTGGGCTTCCCGGCCCCCCCTTCCAGGCCGCTGCCACCTGACCCTGTACCCAAGAGACTGCAGGTAAATCTGGGCCAGGCCTGTCGTGGCCGGAGCAGGCTCCAAGGCCATGCACACcggactccctgccactgagcactTCCTTAGGTGACCAGGGTGCCCctcagccttagcctcagccaagGGGGAGCTTCCTGCCTTAGTTTCTACTTCCATCTGGTGGTCACTGGCGGGACTGCAGCCAGCCAGACTATGGTGAcccacccctttcctccccaGAGGCATCTTCAGCATGGGCTGAGCCCTTTTGTGCATGCCCCCCATTTTCTCCCGGCCCTTGCCCCGCTGGCTTTGCACGTTGGCCTGAACCTCTCAGGTACTTCAGCATGCCCACTGTGCGCTCACACAGCCACTGCCCCTCTCTCTGTTCAGGCCAAGCTGGCTGACCGACccaacccccccacccgccctctgCCCGCTGACCCGGTGGTGAGGCACCCAAAGGTAATAGTGGGGAGAGACAAGGGCatggcccctccccccacctaggGCTGTGGTGCTGGTAGCCTTGGCGGTGGTGACCGTGGCAAGATGCCCCCTCTGTGCCCAGGGGCACATATCCCGGTGGCGACGTTAATGGTGACAGGTTTGTTTGGAGACAAGGGTGACCTCTGGGTGCTACTTACAAGCTGGTGCTCCCCAGTGCCAGTGCATTGGGGGCGGGCAGCTAGACACCTTCTCCCAAGCCAGCTTCCTGCCTTCTCTCTCAGTCTCAGGGGCCTACCAAGCCCCCGCCCCCAAGGAAGCCATTGCCTTCAGACCCCCAGGATCGGGGCCCACCGGATAGCCTGGCTGGCCCAGGAACTGGGGTCCTACCCCAGACGATGCCTTCCAGGTAAGCAAGGTGGGTGCTGAAGATGGGCAGGCTgccaagtggtggtggtggtgatggaggggcTCCCATGGCCTTGTTTCTTGGCTCTCTCTACCCCAGGCCGGCGCCACCGCCCCCCGCAGGGTCCTCGCTCTACCGCTGACCGCTCTGAGGGGTCTGCGGCTTCCAACCTGGATTTAGGAGCACTTCAAGAGGCAGATCCGCCCACTAGACTCTCCGAGATGACTGAAGGGCCAGGAGCCTGGACACTGTCTTTGTACCCTGTCATCTGAGCAGGTGTCTCCCCACGAGCAATCAAAGGGCACCCAGTGGGCCCGCCACGCGGAGGTGGAAGGGCGGGGCTGGGAGCCAGACAGGGCAGGGGGAGGTGAGCCGAGCCTGTCTGCCAGCCCGCCCGCTCAGTGGCTGTAATAAACGTGAGATCTCGGAAGCACGCCTCAGAGCCTTTATTCAGAGCAGGCCTGGTCACCTCTGCTCTGACCAGTTCCAGGTCTGGCCGCCAGGAGACGCTGCTGCCCCAGATGAgggcgggcaggggtggggaggagggaaccTCCCAGGCTGGGTCACCCGTGCTTCCCGGGATGTTCACAGCTAGTTTCTGCCCATTCTGGGTGACTCTCAGCGCTACTCACAGTCGCTGAGTCCCCTGAGTGCCAGGCCTCCCGGGGGCGGCTACTGACAAAAGTCGCCAAGCCGCCGGACCTGTGGTCCCCACCCTCCGGCCAGTGACTGGGAGAAGTGGATTTGGCTAGCGTTCCTCCGAGCGCCGAGCCCGGGCGGAACGGGGCGTCGGCTCCCACGGTCCCAAGGCCGCGCACCTGCCTCCTCCCCGTCCCCCGCCCGCACCTGAGGGCTCGAGAACAAAGGTGCTTTGAAAAGGCCGCAACCACCTCATCACTTTGTCTTTGGGGCTGCCCAGaaccaaggtgggggtggggggaggggaacatGAGCTAACTCTAAGATGGCATTGGGTGCTGCGCCCCAGGACGCGCTCTGTCCCTTCCAGTCGCAAACCCGGGCTGATGTGCAAAACAAACACGGGTAATGTGCTCAGGTGACAGGGCAGACTTCTTGGATCAGTGTCTGTGCCTCACTGTCCCCCGGGGGCGGGAAGCATCCCTATTTAACACCTGCCCGGTTTATAATAAAGTGTTCTACCCTGTAGTAGTACCGACCTTTATCTCTCTCAAACAACAAGAAGAACTATATAGTGTAATACGGCCGGCCCCCTGGGGTCCTCCCACCAAGGTCAGGCCACTGTACCAGCTCGGCTTTAAGTGGCGCGCGCTACGGCGCACCAAGAGTTAACCCGGAGTTGGCTCGGAGTGGAGGGGCGGACACGCGCCTCCATTGGTAGAAAGTTACCAGTGGGCGTGGCCTGTGAGTCtccgcaccccaccccctcccagcaaccccccccttcccctccacttTGTACCTTTCTGGCCCCGACTGCGAaacgggccgggccgggccggacCAGAGCAGACCGGACCCTGGGGGCGATGCGGCTGCTGCCCCTGCTGTGGACTGTCCTCTGGGCCGCGCTCCTCGGCTCCCCGCTCCGGGGGGGCTCTGGCGTCCGCCACGCCGTCTACTGGAACTCCAGTAACCCCAGGTAGCCGGGCCGAACCGGACGGACGCCCCGCCGGGCTGGCGCGCTCCCGGCTGGAGCACGCACCCTGCACCCGCGCTGTGCCGGGCGCCGCTAGAGCCGGGCCGCGCGCCGGGGCTCCTTTGTTTGAgccggcgggggaggggggaggggcgcgACGCGCCCCGAGGCTCCCCCGCCCGCATATTTTGGGGGGCGAGCGGAAGACCCCAGCCGGAGGGTGGGCGGTGGGGGTCTCCAAGCCCGGAGCTGAGGGGCCTCAGCTGCACTCTGGGCCCCGCCCCCTCGCCTCTCTGGTGGGTGCCCCAGCCTCCCGCCGGCGTAGGGGAGGCGAACCACTGGCGGAGGAGAAAGGGGGTTTACGCTGGTGAAAGAGTGTGGGCTGTTCTTCTTCTCCCGTGCCCTCCCCTGCGGCGCTCTCGCTGCCTCCAGAACGCATTCAGTATCTCTGCTTGCATCTCGGACTTGCTCAGAGCTGCTCCTTCCATCTGTCCAGTCTGGGCCCTTGCCGCCTGCCGTGAATCACCTTTGGGCAAGTCATTTGACCTCCCTCACCTCAGTTGTCTCATCTGCCAAATGGGCTAATAATACCTGCTACCCTGGGAAGTCAGGCAGGCTAGCCGAGGTCATGTGCGTGGAAAAGGTAGGTGTAGGACCGCCTGGATAGAAACTCATTGGTTTCTTTCTCCTGAGCTGCCTGTCTTTGAACCTCCGTATTTGTTACCATTTCCATCCCCCTCCCCAAGTCTCCCTGCCTCCCTGCGTTCCCATCTGTTTTCCGCTCCGATTTTCGCCTTGAGACAATCTGTGACTCTGTTCGTTTGTTCACACACTCACATTTATTTGAGCACATGCTTTGTGCTCCTGTAGCACGAGGGAcaccaagactttgcacccacaggtGCCGCCCTCCAAGAGAGGGCATGCATGCAAACAGGTCATTACAGTACCTTGTGATGGGCTATTGTTGGCTTCCACTCAGAATTCTTCTAGCTGTGTTCCAGACTAGTCTCTGAATCACTTGGAGGATTTGCTAAGAAATCAGGTTTCTAGCTCCCAGCCCTGACATTTCTGGTTCATTCATTCAATGCACAAATACTTACTGAATGCTGCTCCTGGGTAAGGCACTGTTCCTACATGCAAAGGGACAGTACATACAAAGGCGCTGTCCTGGTCCAGCATGTGTCCTGGACAGTCTAGGCCAGGCCCAGGAGTTTGCTCTCCTCATGAGAGCTCCCTGATGCCGGGTCAGGTGGTCCTCAGACCACCCATCATCCAGGGGCAGTTTGGAGCCCTTGGAAAGTCTCCCTGTGCTGTGTAATGGCTGGGCAGCGGGAACTGGTGCTGGGTGGACAACCGGCCCCTGTCCCTACCCTGTGCATCCGCTCGCTCTGCCAAGAGACACCAAGGGGAATCATGAGAAGACTAAAGACTGG
Proteins encoded in this window:
- the ADAM15 gene encoding disintegrin and metalloproteinase domain-containing protein 15 isoform X2 → MRLALLWALGLLGAGSPLPSRLLPNIGGTEKQAKPERSLSGGPLEPQPLQDHLPLSLVEVLQTSLPEALRVKLELEGENHILELLKNRDLVPGRPTLVWYQPNGTRVVSEGHMLESCCYQGHVRGHTDSWASLCTCSGLRGLVVLSPERSYALELGPGDPQGPPEIFRIQDLLLPGHTCAGRQTAPMPLYAPPEQTWRQRHTRRERWRRDVVTEAKIVELVIVADYSEVQRYPDFQRLLNRTLEVALLLDAFFRLLNVRVALVGLEAWTQKDLVEISPNPSVTLNNFLQWRRAELLPRLPHDSAQLVTATSFSGPMVGMAIQSSICSPDFSGGVNMDHSISILGVASSIAHELGHSLGLDHHPPGSSCPCPGPVPAKSCIMEASTDFLPGLNFSNCSRLALEKALVGGLGSCLFDRPSSLVPAEPFCGNLFLEPGEQCDCGFPDDCMDPCCDPFICQLRPQAQCASDGPCCQNCQLRPAGWQCRPARGDCDLPEFCPGDSSQCPPDVSLGDGEPCDDGQAVCMQGRCASYAQQCQALWGTGAQPAAPLCLLTANTRGDAFGSCGRNPKGSYMSCSPRDAICGQLQCQGGGTQPLLGSTRDLNWEMLNANGTQLNCSRVHLDLGNDVAQPLLTLPGTACGPGLVCIDHQCQSVDLLGAQQCRSKCHGHGVCNSHQHCHCEKGWAPPDCATQIRETSSLNIGLLLSLLLLLVLVLLGASYWHRARLRQQLCQLKGPSCHYRAAQAAPLERPGPPQRTLLMPSTQQTSALGFPAPPSRPLPPDPVPKRLQAKLADRPNPPTRPLPADPVVRHPKSQGPTKPPPPRKPLPSDPQDRGPPDSLAGPGTGVLPQTMPSRPAPPPPAGSSLYR
- the ADAM15 gene encoding disintegrin and metalloproteinase domain-containing protein 15 isoform X1, which gives rise to MRLALLWALGLLGAGSPLPSRLLPNIGGTEKQAKPERSLSGGPLEPQPLQDHLPLSLVEVLQTSLPEALRVKLELEGENHILELLKNRDLVPGRPTLVWYQPNGTRVVSEGHMLESCCYQGHVRGHTDSWASLCTCSGLRGLVVLSPERSYALELGPGDPQGPPEIFRIQDLLLPGHTCAGRQTAPMPLYAPPEQTWRQRHTRRERWRRDVVTEAKIVELVIVADYSEVQRYPDFQRLLNRTLEVALLLDAFFRLLNVRVALVGLEAWTQKDLVEISPNPSVTLNNFLQWRRAELLPRLPHDSAQLVTATSFSGPMVGMAIQSSICSPDFSGGVNMDHSISILGVASSIAHELGHSLGLDHHPPGSSCPCPGPVPAKSCIMEASTDFLPGLNFSNCSRLALEKALVGGLGSCLFDRPSSLVPAEPFCGNLFLEPGEQCDCGFPDDCMDPCCDPFICQLRPQAQCASDGPCCQNCQLRPAGWQCRPARGDCDLPEFCPGDSSQCPPDVSLGDGEPCDDGQAVCMQGRCASYAQQCQALWGTGAQPAAPLCLLTANTRGDAFGSCGRNPKGSYMSCSPRDAICGQLQCQGGGTQPLLGSTRDLNWEMLNANGTQLNCSRVHLDLGNDVAQPLLTLPGTACGPGLVCIDHQCQSVDLLGAQQCRSKCHGHGVCNSHQHCHCEKGWAPPDCATQIRETSSLNIGLLLSLLLLLVLVLLGASYWHRARLRQQLCQLKGPSCHYRAAQAAPLERPGPPQRTLLMPSTQSQGPTKPPPPRKPLPSDPQDRGPPDSLAGPGTGVLPQTMPSRPAPPPPAGSSLYR